Below is a genomic region from Henckelia pumila isolate YLH828 chromosome 3, ASM3356847v2, whole genome shotgun sequence.
tgtcctctcttagactcatccatcgagaacctcttcacgatggtttcaatgtatgtggactgggtgagaccaagcaatcttttctatctatcccgatagatttgtattcccaattcaaaagatgcttcacccaaatccttcattgagaacttactcgataaccatactttagttgtttgcaacattcctacatcattcccaatgagtagaatgtcatcaacataaagtaccaggaatgtcacagcactcccactgaccttcttatacacacatggttcctcaggattcttagtaaacccaaactctttgattgtaccattaaatctgaggttccaactcctagattcctgtttgagaccataaatagatctctaaagtttgcatactttatgctcacttccgatagatgtgaacccttcaggttgagacatgtaaatttcttccttaatatctccattaagaaaagctgtcttcacattcatctgccatatttcatagtcataccatgcagcaatggcaagcattatccttatagacttgaacattgcgactggaaaaaaagtttcttcaaagtcaactccttgcctttgagtataaccttttgctaccaatcgagccttgaaggtcaccaccttcccatccgtcccaagtttcctcttgtaaatccatttacaccctataggaacaattcctttaGGTGGATACACAAGATTCCTCAATTgattcgaatacatggaattcatctcagattccatagcttcaagccacttggatgaatcggcataagataacgcttccttgaaggttcttggatcacatccatgatcaggctcatcttggccctcttcaagaagtagaccatacctcataggtggtcttgcgatcctctcggatcttctaggaactTGTATCTCTTCTCTTGTCTGTTCGGGTGTGGGCTctacaatcgtgggtgtttctcgaacttcctcgaattctatcatctcccattttctatccaatacaAATTCTTTCTCCAAGAAGGtcgcattcctagaaacaaacacctttgtttctttgggatgatagaaataatatccaaccgaattcattggatatcccacgaagtagcataaaatggatcgagcatccaatttatctcccactgtctgtttCATATAAGCAGggcacccccatattctaagataagaacacttaggaggctttcccatccatatctcatatggtgttttatcaactgcctttgaatggacattgttcaacaacagtgccacTGTAtcaagtgcatatccccaaaaggatggcggcaactccgtgaaccccatcatagaccgaaccatgtccatcaaattCCGGTTACGAcgttccgaaacaccattcaactgaggtgtaccaggaggagtccactgcgagagaatcccattctccctaagatactcttggaattcagcactcaagaaatcaccacctcgatccgatcgaagtgccttgatgcttcgtcccaattgtttctccacttcatttatgaattctttgaacctttcaaaagctttagatttgtatttcatcaaatacacatacccatacctagagaagtcatcggtaaaggtaatgaagtaagaatgttcgtgcttagtggtgatgctaagtggaccacacacatctatatggatcaaatccaacagtcccttggctcgctccacatggcccttgaaaggaattttggtcatctttccttttagacagggttcacaagtagtaagagaattaatatcagacatatcaaacatgtcttctcccactagcttgttcatccttcttaaagatatatgacctaatcgagcatgccataagtgtgctggatttagagtatcttgttttcttttggatgttgttgctatctcttggacattatacataggaatatctttcaattttaaattatagagatcgttttccaatcgtcctgtaccaattaaatattcattcttgtaaatattgcaaacacctttgccaaataaacaagaatatccatctttatcaagcatagaaatggaaacaatgtttttcaccaaatctggtacaaacaaaacatctctcaaacataacttaaaatcattgtccaacaataagtaaacatctccaatagctttggcagcaactcttgccccattgcccatcctcaagaaggtctcaccatccccgagtctcctacttcttgccatcaactgtaaatcattacagagatgtgagccacagccggtatccaatacccaagaagaagagttaagtgaaatgttcacttcaatgtagaacgtATCATTTCCAGAAcaattctggtcaagatatttcTTGCAGCTACGCATATAATGTCCATGCCGAAGCAGGCGTGCTTTCTTATCAAAGagctctttgagatgcaaatgaatgtcagcagcattcatagCATCCTCAAAACGCCTCTGCAGTTTATCGGACATTGAACCCAGCATATAACACTtagctttcaagtcatggtcacaccaatccttgtaaatTTGTAGCTCAGCAGGGCTACATCCAGTCAGAGCCTCAGCAGGGGGCGACTTTTCAAGTGCATATGCAATCTTTTTTGAGTTTAAGacaattttcagatttcttagccaatcaagGTAATTCGGACCAGTCAGtatatgtttgtcgagtattgtagATAACGGATTgtgaattgatgacattgtcaaaaaaactagtactgaaaaataataacagataaatgttaatgactattttaaaatatttagtaagatataaagtatgacttttactttataaatattcgctcccactgttttgacattttcactaccctctaatgaaaacggaaaactcctttcctcagtaggtacataaggtcaaATTATCCAATCATGatctcgaataatatcagccaatcacaattcctaaaaagtagtttccaattgcatctccatgcaacccttacgtaaacttttgtctcacgcttgattaggacccaataaaatgacgtcgttcatctttacgtgtcaagccttacccatcgatatcgaaccttaatggacggtctccatgagttccccaataatatgagccgaagtcatgggagttccacgtagatcacatcaccatgtcaatggatgtcacagctttccagcatccaagccccccaataatatgagccaagcattgaatacgggtagcattcgtcatgcatccattgtcgatggaagacatggaaattataaaaaatttataattccccttttcgggcttgatataaattttgaatcaaattcaaaatgagggtttttaattttgaaatagtCTCATcgttaattttaaaaactcgtcatgtttgatcgtatgtttgccggattcatgcaactttgttattataaaataataacacacatactcattatttataatatatcatgcatatattataaacagtAAATTAACAAAGATGATCAATTGCCCCAAAACTAttcggcccgtgtgagccaaacacgggcctaggtccaattcctatggaatgcatgggatgcaaatgcaacaattacataagcttccaatatttacatgtcttggatcttcataattcatcatggcccaccatcttccaatcttgaacttccactatcaaatattttatattaaaatattcatggcaaatagggatacatctcatggggtgggaacgggccataaaccaagcccactttataatttgataattattacaaccattcaacacaaaatatcctagcatacacctagcaaattggtcttgagcttttgatcatccttcatgcataatatcacatgtcatacatcatcaattaattatctcaataatcaattgatcaaatattatatatcttggtacaatcactaaccaccacaattataaattaaattaacaaaataaacaaacacctttgtttactttctaattaatttatttataatcgaatttcttgtaaatcaccatttactataaataatcaaagtcccactttaattatttattttatgagaaaatacacaatttaaaatttcaatttttcacaaaaatatcAACTTCTACAATCTCAACAACTTAGGGCTTATGACACTTGGATATCACAAAACACCTTTTGGAATACCAATGTCGTCATAGTCGTTGCCGGAGCACCGTCGCCGGATTTCGGCCAACctaaaaaagatttttttttattaaaatatggggcagcccaTAGGCTGCccgaaatcaaaattttttttataaaaacatcCCCAAAATTGATAGATCTTGATTTTtttcatgcggttagaaattgacctcaatatAATATCCATCAAatgctacacaaaagagtaacctaggctctgataccactgtaggagatcggttaactcgtgcccgaaaaTGCAgcggattttttttaaaaatttaacaaaaagagatccgagcacttgtgtagcattaaaaaattaaacaaccatagggtgtttagaattttacctatcaatctcaaaattgatttatggctccaaccaagttgataaacaactaggctcttgaaatggtagacactatctacaagcttccaagagcactccttgctcaaaatgaattcaacacttcaagccttcgaattaggtccacgactagacgatctagatccgctctaaatatgaaatagaatattcaaagaattttgcaatgagattttattttctttcttccacaaaaagttgaaagaaaatttggagaaaaactaatggagtgttcggccacttcctTGAATGGAATGGAATATATGAATGTGTGTATAATATATTAATGGAGAAGGATTAAAtagatacaattaaaaccatgcatagaaaagtgcaagacttgcatggaaaattgcatccaatcttccaacccttcaaattccatcacacacatattatatatgcatatatatatatattttgaatatatatatatatatatgttttatgaacttatttaattaaacattaaacttaatcccaattaagtttaaataattaattaaatctaacttgaactcattcaagtccactagtatataattattcaacaatatattaatttgagctctactagactcaatagtgtttaattaattcaacacttgaattaatttaattatttttacattacaaagtctactagtgttaaattaattcaacacttgaattaattaactaagttcaaaataatagtttagaaaatcaccattttcataagctaattattttaagtcaacttttaatcttggaacacattcacaaattaaaagataCTTATTCCAtttattctccaatttagaagtcaaacttctaatttattttacttataaactcctttataagtagttcaacacattgaactaattttaatctcaacgggatctagaaagctagtacttgtgtgaccctcaatggttcattgatacaactagcagtgggttcacatctccatgtgattcgagatcaacaagtcccttatatgagcataccatatatagctccattcttattgatcaactccttgataataagaacgtcagaaaactcaagtctagtagtacccaaccagtcatgtaaaaagtctagcagcattgcttacatgactccctaggtatcaaatgatagtgcctgcaagaaccaatcaattatgattagcatacagtacggtcccttcaactcatatatcccgaccgattcgacaaccattggtttatcgagagttgtcattgaatcgataactatgtgtcatgccgtagttgcatcgaaggtgtaattcaagaaacccctttcttaattaccacctactctgatcagagatttcaagctacgcatgcatgagaacacataggatatccatactcgtaggtaagcggtgaatccccgactacaatgcattgactcctatatgtttcatcacaacacccaacattgcaacctgatgaccccagatgaatcggtaaacaagtcaaagtgaaaaactagcatatagagtctccatgttgtcccaagtcataaggactaatggtgtacaaccaaaaactaggacttctctactcgataagtgagaaccacttggaaagtcctttagggagggttgttcagtgcactctacaaggagcacctatttgcatgcttggataTCTTCATGtctcctaccaatgaaacatggtactcacatcgcaaatactagtctcaagctcgagcggcctttatctttctttatgctggctgaatcgactaggaacagtttagaatatacagtattccaaatatgagttttatgatagtcatcacatgaccatctcatattttttctactatttgtatattcaagggctttatctatgcagctagcatgggtataaagataaagaagtgccaaattaaataatgtaaaatattattaaaataaagattgtcatacaagagttctctcaaggaccatcggccaacacattggctcgacgggcacctactctaacatctGTGTGGTTTTCATCCGCTCTctgatctgagtcacaatgaAACGACTGATGCTATtaaaatgcggaaatttttttttatatgaaaaatattgctatacatatatgcccatacatatatgtataaacattaaaaataatactaccaATTTAAGACTCTCATAaatgacttaaataaacatgatcaattatttaataaaaatcttaaatcatgcatgaataaagtaaatgtcatgcaataataaaataatatttgtactgaaaattcataaattatgCACTAAAATAAACACGAAACTTTGTTTAAAACCCTGATAAATTGTATCTAAACACGACATGAAAACACTGCGAAGGCGCCgatcacggggtccactgccagCTTGCTCATACGTCCTTACCACCAGTAGAAGCTATATAGGAAATCATAATGCTCACCTgaaccatataagcgtagtgagcctagaggctcaacttGTCTAAACCTTTATCATAACAAggattaaaataatgcatcacataagcATACTGATACATATACGtacatgaacatgcatgcatgataaaAATATCGTGGGTATCTGACTGAACATAATCATTACTGAACATACTGAGCTTACTGAACATAGTTGagcatattattttctaaacgGTCTATGTATATATCCGTGAGTGTGACtaaatctgtgccgactgatcagtctcctaaACCAATGTACGTGGCGATGACAAGTCACCTCTATgtcggtagtaaactacctcctgaactgtgctggtggtaaaccacctctgaacTGTGTTGTCACACCACTTCAACtctcatcataaaaatattttattgttcaaCTCTTATTCATGATCATATATAATtgaatatttcatgtatgcatgcactgaaaaggtgtccgtaatatatatttaattaatttttataataaaaatacttatacttaaaaataactttcatgcataaaataaattaaatatatatttcggacttagtaaattttcatgggttggttcaggctgctgatcactcactctaagcccataaAATCTTAATGTGGCCCATTactaaataaaagcccaatttCTAACTtaattcttaaataaaaagcccttaattaaaaaattgggcctaaataaagcatttaagcccattaacttaaactaaGCTCAAAAaccatattttagcccaaataaattaCATAAACTTAACTGtgactaaataaaaatatttaagcccattaacttaattaagctCAATAAACtcttagactggcccaaaattcacagactggcccaaaaattttcatggcccccaagcccataaaaatcattgggctaaattaaataaattatttaagacccaaataaaattatttgaaaggccaaataattttctatttAACAAACttggcccaaaaaccacttaaactaataaatactaaaaaaaataaaatacccgagctcgactcacctaacccggacccagacCCTACTGAATTGACCCGACATGACCCaaaaacccgacccggaccacagaAAAGACCCGAACCAGCCCCCAAACCCACAAAGAGCCTATTACACCTTAAAAATCTGATCTAGCTTGATCCTAAGGACCTGATACACTCTATCAACTTGGATCTAGCAGCCTATTTCCTCACCATGACAGAAAACGTGAATTTCATGCAAGTAAACATGCAAAACCGTGAGCATCTAAGGAACCTATGCAAAAACTTCATAAAATTTCGTGATGTAACATGCTAGATCAAAAGTTTCTGATGCATGAACAATtatgtagcttatatggtgaGAAAATTAAAGAATTAAACTTGACTTGTTAATTTTTATTGAAGAATATCGCGTGTACGGAGCTCCGGAACTTCGGATCGGATAAAATCTCTAAGAAAACTTGAAGAAATCGCCTATGGAAGGTTCTACTACTGCTGGTCATGGAAGGGAAGGTTGAACATGAAGGTGGCGGCATGAGAGATTTTACGTGATTTTTGAGTTTAGGTTTAGTGAAAATAGATTTTTAGGTTGATAATATGTTAATTAGGAGATAAttacataatttatatatataatacttaataaaaatcataataaaattatcatgttgataaaataacttaaatctcgaaattaaaatttaaaggatttttaaaagtcattaaaatggcttattttggctaaaaacgAGCTTtctaaaatacataaataaaatatcataaattttgggaataaaaacttcaaaataataatttatggctACTAAAAATCtcctaaaataatttgggtgaaaAATAAGTATctcatccgtccacggtcccgtctacgcaatcaaaatcataaattttttaaaaatctaaacttttcataattatgggttaaatgcaaaaaataacttaaatcatgcacatgatacacataaatatcatttaacccatatttctaaatttaaataattaagattcctaattatgcatgcgaatttacgtattaaaaattccGGGTGCTACACACAATATCCGTTGTCTGTTGTACTAACTCGGGTCCAAGAAGAACCCTCtctccaacctcgtcccaatGAACAGGAGATCTACATCGTCTCCCGTAGAGAGCCTTGAACGGAGCCATACCTATGGAtgcctgaaagctgttgttataggtaaattCCACTAAAAATAATCTCGACTCCCATGAGCCCTGGAAGTCGATCACACATGCTCTCGAACAGATCCTCAAGtgcctggatcaccctctccgtctgaccatctgtctgaggatgaaaaGCAGTGCTAAATAGTAACTTATTCCACAAAGCTatatgcagactcttccaaaatacGGAAGTAAATCTCGAATCTCGGTCTGACACGATAGAAACTGGAATACCTTGAAGTTTGActatctccttgatgtaaagctttGCAAACTAAGTCATAGTAAAAGTAGTTCTCACTGGCAAAAAATGCGCAGATTTGGTGAGTCGAtcgacaatcacccaaatcgttgTCGATCCTCTAGCACTCCTCGATAGTCCCAttacaaaatccatagagatattctctcatttccactccggaataggAAGTGATCGTAGCAATCCCGCTGGTCGCTGATGCTCtaccttgacttgctgacaagtcaagcactcggAAACAAACCGAACAATATCTCTCTTCATAGCCGGCCACCAATATAAGGTCCTCAAATCGCGGTACATCTTCGTGCTCCTAGGATGGATGGAATACGGAGATGCGTGTGCCTCTGTCATGATATCTGATCTCAACTTATCAGTACTCGGCACCCACATACGTCCTATGTATTGAACAATGCCATCATCCACTGTATAAAGAAGACTACCCTTCGACTCATCCTTGCACCTCATGCGCTGCAACTGCTCATCAGTGGTCTGTCCCTCTCGAATTCGATCTTTAAGAGTCGGCTGTACTACAAGAGCGGATAaactcggtgcatgaccactaaAGTATATCTCTAagtcaaacctctgaatcttaGCCTGTAGAGGTTGCTGAACTGAAACAAAAGACAGTACTGAAGTCTTccaactcaaagcatcggccactacattagctttacccgggtggtagctaatgtcacttTCATAATTCTTAACTAACTACAACCACcggcgctgtctcatattcaactccttcttgGTGAAGAAATACTtgaaactcttgtgatcagtgaaaatatGGCACTTCTCACCGTACAAGTAATGTCTCCATATCTTGAGCGCAAACACAACAGTTGCAAGTTCTAAGTCATGCGttggatagttctgctcatgagtcttcaattgtctcgacgcataagcaatcacCTTACCACTCTGCATAAGAACAACGCCTAAGCCCATCTTAGATGCATCTGTGTATACCACAAACTCCTCATGATCCACTGGCATCGCCAAAAATGGTGCAGAATTAAGTTCCTCCTTAAGCTGATCATGCTCCTATGACACTCGGGACCCAAAAACATACTTGGTGTTCTTCTTGGTCAGTGATGTCAAGGTTACTGCTATGGAAGAGaaacccttgataaacttcCGATAGTAACcggctaaacccaagaaactctgTATCTCAGAAGCATTCTTTGGACTATCCCAACTCTGGATCACCTCAACTTTCGATGGATCCACTGTTATGCCCTCCTTAGAAGCAATGTAGCCTAAAAATGCCACTTgatcgagccaaaactcgcactttctGAATTTTGCATACAATTTGTTCTCTCTCAATGTCTGCAAAGCTGTCTGCAAATGATGTCTATGCTCCTCCATGCTCCTCTAATATATcaggatatcgtcaatgaagacaatgatgaactgatcaagatacggcctaaagactcggttcatgaggtCCATGAAAACCACTGGAGCATTAATCAGGTCAAACGGCATTACCataaactcgtaatgcccataacgtgtccgaaaCGCAGTCTTAGATGCATCCTCCTCTCTTACTCGTAactgatgatattctgatcgcagatcgatcttagaaaacactgaagctccctgcaactgatcaaacaaatcttcTATCCTTGACAGTGGACACTTATTCTTTACTGTGACTCTGTTCAACTCTCGATAATCAATACAAAGCCTCATTCTGCCATCTTccttcttcacaaataagacCGGTGCACTCTAAGGTGACACACTGGGGAGAATAAATCCCTTCTCTAGAAGCTCCTGTATCTGATCcctcaactctttcatctcagtgGGGGAAAGACTATACGGTGCcatagagataggcacagtacccaGCAATAGCTTAATgttg
It encodes:
- the LOC140889375 gene encoding uncharacterized protein: MEEHRHHLQTALQTLRENKLYAKFRKCEFWLDQVAFLGYIASKEGITVDPSKVEVIQSWDSPKNASEIQSFLGLAGYYRKFIKGFSSIAEHDQLKEELNSAPFLAMPVDHEEFVVYTDASKMGLGVVLMQSGKAKIQRFDLEIYFSGHAPSLSALVVQPTLKDRIREGQTTDEQLQRMRCKDESKGSLLYTVDDGIVQYIGRMWVPSTDKLRSDIMTEAHASPYSIHPRSTKMYRDLRTLYWWPAMKRDIVRFVSECLTCQQVKVEHQRPAGLLRSLPIPEWK